A single genomic interval of Eptesicus fuscus isolate TK198812 chromosome 10, DD_ASM_mEF_20220401, whole genome shotgun sequence harbors:
- the DSE gene encoding dermatan-sulfate epimerase isoform X3, with protein MGISIPAQSSAHQLHGSAHRKPSSHEPRYDASLKSVPPPDFGTPTLHYFEDWGVVTYGSALPAELNRSFLSFKSGKLGGRAIYDIVHRNKYKDWIKGWRNFNAGHEHPDQNSFTFAPNGVPFITEALYGPKYTFFNNVLMFSPAVSKTCFSPWEGQVTEDCSSKWSKYKHDLAASCQGRVVAAVEKDGVVFIRGEGVGAYNPQLSLKNIQRNLILLHPQLLLLVDEVHLGEESLVETATSFFHNVDLPFEETAVDGVHGAFIRQRDGLYKMYWMDDTGYSEKATFASVTYPRGYPYNGTNYVNVTMHLRSPVTRAAYLFIGPSVDVQSFSIHGDPQQLDVFIATGEHAYAVYLWTGETPGQPAFAQVIADRQEILFDRSSAVKSTAVPELKDYAAVVERNLQHFKPVFQLLEKQILSRVRNTASFRKTAERLLRFSDKRQTEEAIDRIFAISQQQQQQQQRKSKKNRRGGKRYKFVDAVPDIFAQIEVNEKKIRQKAQILAQKEQPVDEDEEMKDLLDFADVTYEKHRNDGLMKGRLGQARMVTTTHSKAPSLSASYTRLFLILNIVIFFVMLAMQLTYFQRAQSLHGQRCLYAVLLIDSCILLWLYSSCSQSQC; from the coding sequence GTACGATGCCAGCTTGAAATCTGTCCCTCCTCCAGATTTTGGCACCCCTACATTGCATTATTTTGAAGATTGGGGCGTTGTGACTTACGGAAGTGCACTGCCTGCGGAACTCAATcggtcttttctttccttcaagtCGGGAAAACTTGGGGGACGTGCGATATACGACATTGtccatagaaacaaatacaaagattGGATCAAAGGCTGGAGGAATTTTAACGCGGGCCATGAGCACCCCGACCAGAACTCATTTACTTTCGCTCCCAACGGTGTGCCTTTCATCACCGAGGCGCTCTACGGGCCCAAGTACACCTTTTTCAACAACGTCCTCATGTTTTCCCCCGCCGTGTCCAAgacctgcttttctccctggGAAGGCCAGGTCACAGAGGACTGCTCATCCAAATGGTCTAAGTATAAGCATGACCTGGCAGCTAGCTGCCAAGGGCGAGTGGTCGCAGCAGTGGAAAAGGATGGAGTGGTTTTCATTCGAGGAGAAGGTGTGGGGGCTTACAACCCCCAGCTCAGTCTGAAGAACATTCAGAGGAATTTGATCCTCCTACATCCACAGCTTCTCCTCCTCGTGGATGAAGTCCACCTGGGGGAGGAGAGCCTCGTGGAGACGGCGACGAGCTTCTTCCACAATGTGGACCTCCCCTTTGAGGAGACAGCGGTGGACGGGGTCCACGGGGCTTTCATCAGGCAGCGAGACGGGCTCTATAAAATGTACTGGATGGATGACACTGGCTACAGCGAGAAAGCAACTTTTGCTTCCGTGACCTACCCTCGGGGCTATCCCTACAACGGGACAAACTATGTGAATGTCACCATGCACCTCCGAAGTCCCGTCACCAGGGCAGCTTACCTCTTCATCGGGCCATCCGTGGACGTTCAGAGCTTCAGCATCCACGGAGACCCTCAGCAGCTGGACGTGTTCATAGCCACCGGGGAACACGCCTACGCTGTGTACCTCTGGACGGGGGAGACCCCAGGACAGCCTGCCTTTGCACAGGTCATCGCCGATCGCCAGGAAATTCTGTTCGACCGGAGTTCGGCCGTCAAGAGCACCGCTGTGCCTGAGCTGAAGGACTATGCCGCTGTTGTGGAGCGGAACCTGCAGCATTTTAAGCCGGTGTTCCAGCTGCTGGAGAAGCAGATCCTGTCCCGCGTCCGCAACACAGCCAGCTTCAGGAAGACCGCCGAGCGCCTGCTGAGGTTTTCAGACAAGAGGCAGACGGAGGAGGCCATCGACAGGATTTTCGCCAtctcgcagcagcagcagcagcagcagcaacgcAAGTCCAAGAAAAACCGAAGGGGAGGCAAACGCTATAAATTCGTGGATGCCGTCCCCGATATTTTTGCACAGATTGAAGTCAATGAGAAAAAGATTCGGCAGAAAGCTCAGATTCTGGCGCAGAAAGAACAGCCCGTCGATGaagatgaagaaatgaaagacCTTTTAGATTTTGCAGATGTGACGTATGAGAAACACAGAAACGATGGCCTGATGAAAGGCCGGTTGGGACAGGCGCGGATGGTGACGACCACGCACAGCAAAGCCCCGTCCCTGTCCGCGTCTTACACCAGGCTCTTCCTGATTCTGAacattgttattttctttgtCATGTTGGCAATGCAACTGACTTATTTCCAGAGGGCCCAGAGCCTACATGGCCAGAGGTGTCTGTACGCAGTCCTTCTGATAGATAGTTGTATTTTATTATGGCTGTACTCTTCTTGTTCCCAATCACAGTGTTAG